A single window of Colletes latitarsis isolate SP2378_abdomen chromosome 11, iyColLati1, whole genome shotgun sequence DNA harbors:
- the LOC143348038 gene encoding uncharacterized protein LOC143348038 isoform X1 encodes MNLALHGFLLQVFVSILNLQHGSLLCSAGEPGYLDFDNLPETNFSCQGKVIGGYYADVEAGCQMFHVCTIGQKDLVSDEIMDIKFLCLNGTVFDQETRVCERVDEVDCSKSERFYNLNLELYGNNAVTLSLHENNDDNVDPSDPTDDHQQRTTSARPTTSTTTTTTTSKPNKPSTTPASSSFSHPTGYPQHFQPQPSFPQVHTSQSKSLYDDKNGGYHHQYIFHNGERSNNQPATSYQLFSNQGISSTTAQPPQVHQIRFSSTSSPQIIHNEPSTVAPLFHVTSSTIQTLLSNNANSPALINPIFHNHGIASTTEQFSLHNNNPRETSEYRETGEQNIRPLEAVQSTNKGKISKLTISPVPTPSETPRSIQTKISQSSQQQRISGNFLPTPIIDETTIRSFYPTLRSASKSTQSTSEVTQHIHVLPPAPIPQLKPHQITINLPPPDIQRMVQNPSPLLPSQSRVIVTAKASVSDESGRPLNTTQLVTLPLPTIPASYDEYKEGDETFDPFYRDVPKIRNARRTARRVNSMKTPSRRKRSVGQTKNSMVSFVYGGDSRRRRQDVQVVDVSKKERNKEKVPIDNTKDFKSIKESLMKFRDILFGGEFTEDAIRNIFGGSTLQNVNSNKKAKSTNTVSLEDLETKASKNIKTRQYEDNTEEESESKESKIDEDEYSEDAETSITLDTKASDAEEYIDLTDYREKEEKELDENNAQTNIPNSEETDESETSNIKEDSNEKDVLSSNKNETEDERRTESKHDIDIVILDPNEYLKQRFSVQENPENVTEQDSISTDIPVLSTTGQTTTEVTLITDDDSKHSEEQDDEIKTNKKLSKVEENEEKEDFINSKNQDTEVEANKPPKNIENGKEKDVKNLKEHDIEIEISNHPKNVKIDEEKNSENLKEQVVEDEANEQPRKVENNEEKVSEESKKEKPKERVDPKPNTKRKSSRIRSSSGKISSRKKDPKSVEREIQNDQTLIIDQIGIHESATTSSPTVNLEIEQINKHIFDEPESQTSKELDTRAVGHHNNYPKSLQVGKDQNTETYNKKNEANEYDILEKQSKDTKDSQDKADEFLNKKEESTVFLLGDHEVKEDEKRVEELDSIEVTKENTSVEENEYNEESSIEDKSVKDESTTVYYDEDFKNDSQEDPETSDEVDTITRRGKNMKFETTSSETSSHKPDKNKKFLDEEGEEKESQEYSTVKGEEINSQEVSTEYNDSTESLDEDPHEISIDDDYKDAESHDELSISSEHNNSDEITHSKEEIEGEYDEDESTSIDQEDSTEGVLKFTDELPKDKKEDVSDGKKSSESVENIAHDYVDDNYEPDNYKERESTVSNNLNDEKTNKEVKEDKIKENKTGNTKKTDEDETETTTIPQDSQNDKIEEEIQKSKDSSTEETDSLQTTTPTTTTTTSTSTTTSTTPTTTTSTTTTTTVRPTVPKLFKPITARKNYNYIPPTTTPNPVIIKPRHSLLNPKPAKPAKSYNDLAPKPVIRKFPLLTRKLITKMPTTTVREEDSTKVTELPVTVTEASTTTTEASKSEENVLEGKLEKDQKRNPKGEPMLKDRVFVENKDDQESSPSEQKSPPNLKKEDKEDSIKNGENFTPYPISRLSTLASTIQNTLTEVESTTIESEMSTTPKRFTFADVEVLSTTVPSVASTPNEPDQVETTTSKPIVDEEISNESYTKLAYQDTTEISFVTESPTIFETTFKSSEGVESTTVKVLNRKSGILRRQDGFNCLEKEMYRFYGDTRDCRLFHYCSPGFTSRQVLDFRFVCEEGTVFDEKSQSCRHDVPNRSCPNRQW; translated from the exons TTTTCGTGTCAATCCTCAACCTCCAGCATGGCTCCTTGTTATGCAGCGCGGGGGAACCTggc tATTTGGACTTCGACAACCTGCCGGAAACGAACTTCTCGTGTCAGGGAAAGGTGATTGGTGGATATTATGCGGACGTGGAAGCGGGATGTCAAATGTTTCATGTTTGCACCATCGGTCAGAAAG ACTTGGTTTCAGACGAGATTATGGACATAAAATTCCTCTGTCTGAACGGAACCGTCTTCGATCAGGAAACCAGAGTTTGCGAAAGGGTGGATGAGGTTGACTGCAGCAAGAGCGAGCGATTCTACAATCTGAACTTGGAACTCTATGGAAACAATGCGGTAACTCTCAG CTTACACGAGAACAACGATGACAACGTTGATCCGTCGGATCCCACGGATGATCACCAACAACGCACCACTTCCGCACGACCCACCACGTCAACGACAACGACCACCACCACATCGAAGCCCAACAAACCGTCCACAACACCAGCTTCCAGTTCTTTCTCGCATCCAACAGGATATCCCCAACATTTCCAGCCTCAGCCGTCGTTCCCCCAGGTTCACACTAGCCAATCTAAGTCATTGTACGATGACAAGAATGGCGGATATCATCACCAGTACATCTTCCACAATGGCGAGAGGAGCAACAACCAACCAGCCACCTCGTACCAGCTGTTCAGCAACCAAGGAATCAGCTCTACGACTGCTCAGCCGCCTCAAGTCCACCAAATCAGATTCAGTTCGACTTCCAGCCCACAAATAATTCACAACGAGCCTTCCACCGTCGCTCCTCTGTTCCACGTGACTTCGTCCACGATTCAGACGCTTCTGAGCAACAATGCCAACAGTCCAGCCTTGATAAACCCCATTTTTCATAATCACGGTATCGCTAGCACCACGGAACAATTCTCGCTGCATAATAACAATCCTAGGGAGACTTCGGAGTATCGTGAGACCGGGGAGCAGAATATAAGGCCGTTGGAAGCCGTTCAATCGACCAACAAGGGAAAG ATCTCAAAATTGACCATCTCCCCGGTGCCAACGCCGTCGGAGACTCCGCGATCGATACAAACGAAGATCAGTCAAAGCTCTCAGCAACAAAGAATCTCCGGAAATTTCTTGCCCACCCCAATCATCGACGAGACGACGATCAGGTCCTTCTATCCAACCCTCAGAAGCGCATCGAAATCAACGCAATCGACCAGCGAAGTCACCCAACATATCCATGTGCTGCCTCCTGCGCCGATTCCTCAGTTGAAACCTCATCAGATCACGATCAACCTTCCACCGCCAGATATTCAGAGAATGGTGCAGAACCCGTCACCGTTGCTACCCTCGCAATCCAGAGTGATCGTCACTGCTAAAGCGAGCGTTAGCGACGAGTCGGGTAGACCTTTGAACACCACACAATTGGTTACTCTGCCTCTACCAACGATCCCTGCCAGCTACGACGAGTACAAAGAAGGAGACGAGACCTTTGATCCTTTCTACAGAGACGTTCCAAAGATTCGTAACGCTAGGCGCACCGCGAGACGAGTGAACAGCATGAAAACACCCTCGAGACGCAAGCGATCCGTTGGCCAAACGAAAAATTCAATGGTCTCCTTCGTCTATGGAGGCGATTCTCGTAGGAGAAGGCAGGACGTTCAGGTCGTAGACGTCAGTAAAAAGGAAAGAAACAAGGAAAAGGTTCCTATCGATAACACCAAGGATTTCAAGTCCATCAAAGAGAGTCTCATGAAGTTTAGAGACATTCTTTTCGGCGGTGAATTCACAGAGGACGCGATTCGCAATATTTTTGGAGGAAGTACATTGCAAAACGTTAATTCCAATAAAAAGGCGAAGAGTACAAATACAGTGTCACTCGAAGATTTGGAAACGAAGgcttcaaaaaatattaaaacgagacagtacgaggataacaccgaagaAGAGTCCGAGAGCAAGGAGAGTAAAATTGATGAGGACGAGTATTCGGAAGATGCTGAAACCTCTATTACGTTAGACACCAAAGCATCGGATGCTGAAGAATACATCGATTTAACCGACTATAGAGAGAAAGAGGAGAAAGAGTTGGACGAAAATAACGCTCAAACAAACATTCCAAACAGCGAAGAAACAGACGAGTCAGAAACTTCTAATATTAAAGAGGACTCGAATGAAAAGGATGTGTTGAGTTCGAACAAAAATGAAACTGAAGATGAAAGACGCACGGAATCCAAACATGACATTGACATTGTTATACTTGACCCAAATGAGTATCTTAAACAAAGATTCTCTGTCCAAGAGAATCCTGAAAACGTAACTGAACAGGATTCAATATCGACAGACATTCCAGTATTGTCTACAACTGGACAAACTACCACTGAAGTTACATTAATAACAGACGATGATTCTAAGCACTCTGAAGAACAGGAtgacgaaattaaaacaaaCAAGAAACTCTCAAAGGTTGAGGAAAATGAAGAGAAAGAAGATTTTATAAACTCAAAGAACCAAGACACTGAAGTTGAAGCAAACAAACCACCCAAAAACATTGAAAATGGCAAGGAAAAAGATGTTAAGAACTTGAAGGAGCATGATATCGAAATTGAAATAAGTAACCATCCGAAGAATGTTAAGATCGATGAAGAAAAGAATTCTGAAAATCTAAAGGAGCAGGTTGTCGAGGATGAAGCGAACGAACAACCCAGAaaggttgaaaataacgaagaaaaagTATCGGAAGAAAGTAAGAAAGAGAAACCCAAGGAACGAGTAGATCCAAAACCAAACACAAAGAGAAAAAGTTCTAGAATAAGATCATCCTCAGGGAAAATATCTTCGAGAAAGAAGGATCCAAAAAGTGTAGAGAGAGAAATACAAAATGATCAAACGTTGATTATTGACCAAATTGGTATTCACGAGTCGGCGACTACAAGCTCTCCAACTGTGAATCTCGAGATAGAGCAAATAAATAAACACATTTTTGATGAACCAGAATCACAGACTTCTAAAGAGTTGGATACCAGAGCTGTGGGTCACCATAATAATTACCCAAAGAGCCTTCAAGTTGGAAAAGATCAAAATACTGAGACGTACAATAAAAAGAATGAAGCTAACGAGTATGATATCTTAGAAAAACAATCGAAAGACACGAAGGACAGTCAAGATAAGGCtgatgaatttttaaataaaaaggagGAATCAACAGTTTTCTTGTTGGGCGATCATGAGGTCAAGGAAGATGAGAAACGAGTCGAAGAGTTAGACTCCATCGAAGTAACAAAGGAAAATACTTCGGTGGAGGAGAATGAATATAATGAAGAATCGTCGATCGAAGACAAGTCTGTGAAAGACGAATCCACCACGGTTTACTACGACGAAGATTTCAAAAACGATTCTCAAGAAGACCCTGAAACGTCTGACGAAGTCGATACAATCACTCGGCGGGGGAAGAATATGAAATTTGAAACTACATCGAGCGAAACTTCTTCTCACAAACCAGATAAGAACAAAAAATTCTTAGACGAAGAAGGAGAAGAAAAGGAATCTCAGGAATATTCCACTGTTAAAGGAGAAGAAATTAATTCGCAAGAAGTTTCCACCGAGTATAACGATTCTACGGAATCATTAGATGAAGACCCTCATGAAATCAGCATAGACGATGATTACAAAGATGCTGAAAGTCACGATGAGCTATCGATTTCTTCGGAACACAACAATTCTGACGAAATTACACATTCTAAGGAGGAAATTGAAGGAGAATATGACGAAGACGAATCAACATCGATCGATCAGGAGGATAGTACAGAGGGAGTCCTCAAGTTCACCGATGAGTTGCCCAAAGACAAGAAGGAGGACGTGTCGGATGGCAAGAAATCATCGGAGTCTGTGGAGAATATTGCTCACGATTACGTCGATGACAATTACGAGCCCGATAATTACAAAGAACGTGAATCAACAGTATCCAACAATTTGAACGATGAAAAAACGAACAAAGAAGTTAAAGAAGAtaagataaaagaaaataaaacgggTAATACTAAAAAAACCGACGAAGACGAAACAGAAACTACTACGATACCTCAAGATAGTCAAAATGACAAAATTGAAGAGGAAATCCAAAAGTCTAAAGATTCTAGTACAGAAGAGACAGATTCACTGCAGACAACAACACCAACAACTACAACGACGACATCAACTTCAACAACAACATCAACGACTCCAACAACGACGACATCAACGACTACGACAACAACCGTTCGTCCTACAGTTCCAAAGTTGTTCAAACCAATTACAGCGAGGAAGAATTACAACTACATCCCTCCAACAACGACCCCAAATCCCGTGATTATAAAACCAAGGCACAGTCTGTTGAATCCCAAGCCAGCAAAACCAGCCAAGTCCTACAATGATTTGGCACCAAAACCCGTAATCAGAAAATTCCCCTTATTAACGCGTAAGTTAATAACTAAGATGCCAACCACCACGGTCAGAGAAGAAGATTCGACGAAGGTTACAGAGCTACCAGTGACAGTGACGGAGGCATCTACGACAACAACGGAGGCTAGCAAAAGCGAGGAAAACGTACTCGAAGGCAAGCTGGAAAAGGACCAAAAGAGAAATCCAAAGGGCGAACCAATGTTGAAAGATCGCGTCTTTGTGGAAAACAAAGATGACCAAGAATCAAGTCCCAGCGAACAAAAATCTCCACCCAATTTGAAGAAAGAAGATAAAGAAGATTCGATAAAGAACGGTGAAAACTTCACACCATATCCTATATCAAGATTATCGACTCTTGCGTCTACGATTCAGAACACTTTGACCGAAGTCGAGTCTACCACCATAGAATCAGAAATGTCGACAACTCCGAAGAGGTTTACGTTCGCGGACGTGGAGGTTCTTAGCACAACAGTTCCATCGGTTGCATCGACGCCTAATGAGCCCGATCAGGTTGAAACTACTACCTCCAAGCCGATAGTCGACGAAGAAATCTCGAACGAGTCGTACACGAAGTTAGCCTACCAAGACACAACCGAGATCTCTTTTGTCACCGAATCGCCGACAATCTTTGAGACTACTTTCAAAAGCTCCGAGGGAGTGGAATCGACAACTGTAAAAGTGTTGAATCGCAAGTCAGGAATTCTGAGAAGGCAGGACGGTTTCAATTGCTTAGAAAAGGAAATGTATCGTTTCTACGGTGACACTAGGGATTGCAGACTCTTTCACTATTGTTCCCCTGGCTTCACTTCGAGGCAGGTCCTCGACTTCCGGTTCGTGTGCGAGGAGGGTACAGTCTTCGACGAGAAGAGCCAGAGCTGTCGACACGACGTTCCGAACAGAAGCTGTCCTAATAGACAGTGGTAA
- the LOC143348038 gene encoding uncharacterized protein LOC143348038 isoform X2 — protein MNLALHGFLLQVFVSILNLQHGSLLCSAGEPGYLDFDNLPETNFSCQGKVIGGYYADVEAGCQMFHVCTIGQKDEIMDIKFLCLNGTVFDQETRVCERVDEVDCSKSERFYNLNLELYGNNAVTLSLHENNDDNVDPSDPTDDHQQRTTSARPTTSTTTTTTTSKPNKPSTTPASSSFSHPTGYPQHFQPQPSFPQVHTSQSKSLYDDKNGGYHHQYIFHNGERSNNQPATSYQLFSNQGISSTTAQPPQVHQIRFSSTSSPQIIHNEPSTVAPLFHVTSSTIQTLLSNNANSPALINPIFHNHGIASTTEQFSLHNNNPRETSEYRETGEQNIRPLEAVQSTNKGKISKLTISPVPTPSETPRSIQTKISQSSQQQRISGNFLPTPIIDETTIRSFYPTLRSASKSTQSTSEVTQHIHVLPPAPIPQLKPHQITINLPPPDIQRMVQNPSPLLPSQSRVIVTAKASVSDESGRPLNTTQLVTLPLPTIPASYDEYKEGDETFDPFYRDVPKIRNARRTARRVNSMKTPSRRKRSVGQTKNSMVSFVYGGDSRRRRQDVQVVDVSKKERNKEKVPIDNTKDFKSIKESLMKFRDILFGGEFTEDAIRNIFGGSTLQNVNSNKKAKSTNTVSLEDLETKASKNIKTRQYEDNTEEESESKESKIDEDEYSEDAETSITLDTKASDAEEYIDLTDYREKEEKELDENNAQTNIPNSEETDESETSNIKEDSNEKDVLSSNKNETEDERRTESKHDIDIVILDPNEYLKQRFSVQENPENVTEQDSISTDIPVLSTTGQTTTEVTLITDDDSKHSEEQDDEIKTNKKLSKVEENEEKEDFINSKNQDTEVEANKPPKNIENGKEKDVKNLKEHDIEIEISNHPKNVKIDEEKNSENLKEQVVEDEANEQPRKVENNEEKVSEESKKEKPKERVDPKPNTKRKSSRIRSSSGKISSRKKDPKSVEREIQNDQTLIIDQIGIHESATTSSPTVNLEIEQINKHIFDEPESQTSKELDTRAVGHHNNYPKSLQVGKDQNTETYNKKNEANEYDILEKQSKDTKDSQDKADEFLNKKEESTVFLLGDHEVKEDEKRVEELDSIEVTKENTSVEENEYNEESSIEDKSVKDESTTVYYDEDFKNDSQEDPETSDEVDTITRRGKNMKFETTSSETSSHKPDKNKKFLDEEGEEKESQEYSTVKGEEINSQEVSTEYNDSTESLDEDPHEISIDDDYKDAESHDELSISSEHNNSDEITHSKEEIEGEYDEDESTSIDQEDSTEGVLKFTDELPKDKKEDVSDGKKSSESVENIAHDYVDDNYEPDNYKERESTVSNNLNDEKTNKEVKEDKIKENKTGNTKKTDEDETETTTIPQDSQNDKIEEEIQKSKDSSTEETDSLQTTTPTTTTTTSTSTTTSTTPTTTTSTTTTTTVRPTVPKLFKPITARKNYNYIPPTTTPNPVIIKPRHSLLNPKPAKPAKSYNDLAPKPVIRKFPLLTRKLITKMPTTTVREEDSTKVTELPVTVTEASTTTTEASKSEENVLEGKLEKDQKRNPKGEPMLKDRVFVENKDDQESSPSEQKSPPNLKKEDKEDSIKNGENFTPYPISRLSTLASTIQNTLTEVESTTIESEMSTTPKRFTFADVEVLSTTVPSVASTPNEPDQVETTTSKPIVDEEISNESYTKLAYQDTTEISFVTESPTIFETTFKSSEGVESTTVKVLNRKSGILRRQDGFNCLEKEMYRFYGDTRDCRLFHYCSPGFTSRQVLDFRFVCEEGTVFDEKSQSCRHDVPNRSCPNRQW, from the exons TTTTCGTGTCAATCCTCAACCTCCAGCATGGCTCCTTGTTATGCAGCGCGGGGGAACCTggc tATTTGGACTTCGACAACCTGCCGGAAACGAACTTCTCGTGTCAGGGAAAGGTGATTGGTGGATATTATGCGGACGTGGAAGCGGGATGTCAAATGTTTCATGTTTGCACCATCGGTCAGAAAG ACGAGATTATGGACATAAAATTCCTCTGTCTGAACGGAACCGTCTTCGATCAGGAAACCAGAGTTTGCGAAAGGGTGGATGAGGTTGACTGCAGCAAGAGCGAGCGATTCTACAATCTGAACTTGGAACTCTATGGAAACAATGCGGTAACTCTCAG CTTACACGAGAACAACGATGACAACGTTGATCCGTCGGATCCCACGGATGATCACCAACAACGCACCACTTCCGCACGACCCACCACGTCAACGACAACGACCACCACCACATCGAAGCCCAACAAACCGTCCACAACACCAGCTTCCAGTTCTTTCTCGCATCCAACAGGATATCCCCAACATTTCCAGCCTCAGCCGTCGTTCCCCCAGGTTCACACTAGCCAATCTAAGTCATTGTACGATGACAAGAATGGCGGATATCATCACCAGTACATCTTCCACAATGGCGAGAGGAGCAACAACCAACCAGCCACCTCGTACCAGCTGTTCAGCAACCAAGGAATCAGCTCTACGACTGCTCAGCCGCCTCAAGTCCACCAAATCAGATTCAGTTCGACTTCCAGCCCACAAATAATTCACAACGAGCCTTCCACCGTCGCTCCTCTGTTCCACGTGACTTCGTCCACGATTCAGACGCTTCTGAGCAACAATGCCAACAGTCCAGCCTTGATAAACCCCATTTTTCATAATCACGGTATCGCTAGCACCACGGAACAATTCTCGCTGCATAATAACAATCCTAGGGAGACTTCGGAGTATCGTGAGACCGGGGAGCAGAATATAAGGCCGTTGGAAGCCGTTCAATCGACCAACAAGGGAAAG ATCTCAAAATTGACCATCTCCCCGGTGCCAACGCCGTCGGAGACTCCGCGATCGATACAAACGAAGATCAGTCAAAGCTCTCAGCAACAAAGAATCTCCGGAAATTTCTTGCCCACCCCAATCATCGACGAGACGACGATCAGGTCCTTCTATCCAACCCTCAGAAGCGCATCGAAATCAACGCAATCGACCAGCGAAGTCACCCAACATATCCATGTGCTGCCTCCTGCGCCGATTCCTCAGTTGAAACCTCATCAGATCACGATCAACCTTCCACCGCCAGATATTCAGAGAATGGTGCAGAACCCGTCACCGTTGCTACCCTCGCAATCCAGAGTGATCGTCACTGCTAAAGCGAGCGTTAGCGACGAGTCGGGTAGACCTTTGAACACCACACAATTGGTTACTCTGCCTCTACCAACGATCCCTGCCAGCTACGACGAGTACAAAGAAGGAGACGAGACCTTTGATCCTTTCTACAGAGACGTTCCAAAGATTCGTAACGCTAGGCGCACCGCGAGACGAGTGAACAGCATGAAAACACCCTCGAGACGCAAGCGATCCGTTGGCCAAACGAAAAATTCAATGGTCTCCTTCGTCTATGGAGGCGATTCTCGTAGGAGAAGGCAGGACGTTCAGGTCGTAGACGTCAGTAAAAAGGAAAGAAACAAGGAAAAGGTTCCTATCGATAACACCAAGGATTTCAAGTCCATCAAAGAGAGTCTCATGAAGTTTAGAGACATTCTTTTCGGCGGTGAATTCACAGAGGACGCGATTCGCAATATTTTTGGAGGAAGTACATTGCAAAACGTTAATTCCAATAAAAAGGCGAAGAGTACAAATACAGTGTCACTCGAAGATTTGGAAACGAAGgcttcaaaaaatattaaaacgagacagtacgaggataacaccgaagaAGAGTCCGAGAGCAAGGAGAGTAAAATTGATGAGGACGAGTATTCGGAAGATGCTGAAACCTCTATTACGTTAGACACCAAAGCATCGGATGCTGAAGAATACATCGATTTAACCGACTATAGAGAGAAAGAGGAGAAAGAGTTGGACGAAAATAACGCTCAAACAAACATTCCAAACAGCGAAGAAACAGACGAGTCAGAAACTTCTAATATTAAAGAGGACTCGAATGAAAAGGATGTGTTGAGTTCGAACAAAAATGAAACTGAAGATGAAAGACGCACGGAATCCAAACATGACATTGACATTGTTATACTTGACCCAAATGAGTATCTTAAACAAAGATTCTCTGTCCAAGAGAATCCTGAAAACGTAACTGAACAGGATTCAATATCGACAGACATTCCAGTATTGTCTACAACTGGACAAACTACCACTGAAGTTACATTAATAACAGACGATGATTCTAAGCACTCTGAAGAACAGGAtgacgaaattaaaacaaaCAAGAAACTCTCAAAGGTTGAGGAAAATGAAGAGAAAGAAGATTTTATAAACTCAAAGAACCAAGACACTGAAGTTGAAGCAAACAAACCACCCAAAAACATTGAAAATGGCAAGGAAAAAGATGTTAAGAACTTGAAGGAGCATGATATCGAAATTGAAATAAGTAACCATCCGAAGAATGTTAAGATCGATGAAGAAAAGAATTCTGAAAATCTAAAGGAGCAGGTTGTCGAGGATGAAGCGAACGAACAACCCAGAaaggttgaaaataacgaagaaaaagTATCGGAAGAAAGTAAGAAAGAGAAACCCAAGGAACGAGTAGATCCAAAACCAAACACAAAGAGAAAAAGTTCTAGAATAAGATCATCCTCAGGGAAAATATCTTCGAGAAAGAAGGATCCAAAAAGTGTAGAGAGAGAAATACAAAATGATCAAACGTTGATTATTGACCAAATTGGTATTCACGAGTCGGCGACTACAAGCTCTCCAACTGTGAATCTCGAGATAGAGCAAATAAATAAACACATTTTTGATGAACCAGAATCACAGACTTCTAAAGAGTTGGATACCAGAGCTGTGGGTCACCATAATAATTACCCAAAGAGCCTTCAAGTTGGAAAAGATCAAAATACTGAGACGTACAATAAAAAGAATGAAGCTAACGAGTATGATATCTTAGAAAAACAATCGAAAGACACGAAGGACAGTCAAGATAAGGCtgatgaatttttaaataaaaaggagGAATCAACAGTTTTCTTGTTGGGCGATCATGAGGTCAAGGAAGATGAGAAACGAGTCGAAGAGTTAGACTCCATCGAAGTAACAAAGGAAAATACTTCGGTGGAGGAGAATGAATATAATGAAGAATCGTCGATCGAAGACAAGTCTGTGAAAGACGAATCCACCACGGTTTACTACGACGAAGATTTCAAAAACGATTCTCAAGAAGACCCTGAAACGTCTGACGAAGTCGATACAATCACTCGGCGGGGGAAGAATATGAAATTTGAAACTACATCGAGCGAAACTTCTTCTCACAAACCAGATAAGAACAAAAAATTCTTAGACGAAGAAGGAGAAGAAAAGGAATCTCAGGAATATTCCACTGTTAAAGGAGAAGAAATTAATTCGCAAGAAGTTTCCACCGAGTATAACGATTCTACGGAATCATTAGATGAAGACCCTCATGAAATCAGCATAGACGATGATTACAAAGATGCTGAAAGTCACGATGAGCTATCGATTTCTTCGGAACACAACAATTCTGACGAAATTACACATTCTAAGGAGGAAATTGAAGGAGAATATGACGAAGACGAATCAACATCGATCGATCAGGAGGATAGTACAGAGGGAGTCCTCAAGTTCACCGATGAGTTGCCCAAAGACAAGAAGGAGGACGTGTCGGATGGCAAGAAATCATCGGAGTCTGTGGAGAATATTGCTCACGATTACGTCGATGACAATTACGAGCCCGATAATTACAAAGAACGTGAATCAACAGTATCCAACAATTTGAACGATGAAAAAACGAACAAAGAAGTTAAAGAAGAtaagataaaagaaaataaaacgggTAATACTAAAAAAACCGACGAAGACGAAACAGAAACTACTACGATACCTCAAGATAGTCAAAATGACAAAATTGAAGAGGAAATCCAAAAGTCTAAAGATTCTAGTACAGAAGAGACAGATTCACTGCAGACAACAACACCAACAACTACAACGACGACATCAACTTCAACAACAACATCAACGACTCCAACAACGACGACATCAACGACTACGACAACAACCGTTCGTCCTACAGTTCCAAAGTTGTTCAAACCAATTACAGCGAGGAAGAATTACAACTACATCCCTCCAACAACGACCCCAAATCCCGTGATTATAAAACCAAGGCACAGTCTGTTGAATCCCAAGCCAGCAAAACCAGCCAAGTCCTACAATGATTTGGCACCAAAACCCGTAATCAGAAAATTCCCCTTATTAACGCGTAAGTTAATAACTAAGATGCCAACCACCACGGTCAGAGAAGAAGATTCGACGAAGGTTACAGAGCTACCAGTGACAGTGACGGAGGCATCTACGACAACAACGGAGGCTAGCAAAAGCGAGGAAAACGTACTCGAAGGCAAGCTGGAAAAGGACCAAAAGAGAAATCCAAAGGGCGAACCAATGTTGAAAGATCGCGTCTTTGTGGAAAACAAAGATGACCAAGAATCAAGTCCCAGCGAACAAAAATCTCCACCCAATTTGAAGAAAGAAGATAAAGAAGATTCGATAAAGAACGGTGAAAACTTCACACCATATCCTATATCAAGATTATCGACTCTTGCGTCTACGATTCAGAACACTTTGACCGAAGTCGAGTCTACCACCATAGAATCAGAAATGTCGACAACTCCGAAGAGGTTTACGTTCGCGGACGTGGAGGTTCTTAGCACAACAGTTCCATCGGTTGCATCGACGCCTAATGAGCCCGATCAGGTTGAAACTACTACCTCCAAGCCGATAGTCGACGAAGAAATCTCGAACGAGTCGTACACGAAGTTAGCCTACCAAGACACAACCGAGATCTCTTTTGTCACCGAATCGCCGACAATCTTTGAGACTACTTTCAAAAGCTCCGAGGGAGTGGAATCGACAACTGTAAAAGTGTTGAATCGCAAGTCAGGAATTCTGAGAAGGCAGGACGGTTTCAATTGCTTAGAAAAGGAAATGTATCGTTTCTACGGTGACACTAGGGATTGCAGACTCTTTCACTATTGTTCCCCTGGCTTCACTTCGAGGCAGGTCCTCGACTTCCGGTTCGTGTGCGAGGAGGGTACAGTCTTCGACGAGAAGAGCCAGAGCTGTCGACACGACGTTCCGAACAGAAGCTGTCCTAATAGACAGTGGTAA